One Mycobacterium marseillense DNA window includes the following coding sequences:
- the istB gene encoding IS21-like element helper ATPase IstB, whose amino-acid sequence MPAKRTPSAPGDADKLIAHQARLLKAPRIAEHYHRLAEQGRDVGWSLEDYLGAVLAVESNARAESGARQRIRYAGFPAIKTITDFDFTAQPAVDRAQIARLEAGGWLAEARNVVLLGPPGTGKTHLATALAIAAAHAGHRVAFAPATGWITRLAEAHRTNRLEAELRKISRYGLIVIDEVGYIPFDTEAANLFFQLVSTRYEKSSIILTSNLPFSRWGQVFGEATIASAMIDRIVHHADVIALKGASYRIKHTAIESLPSVEADRQADSTP is encoded by the coding sequence ATGCCCGCCAAGCGCACACCGTCAGCGCCCGGTGACGCCGACAAGCTCATCGCACATCAGGCCCGCTTGCTCAAGGCTCCGCGCATCGCCGAGCACTACCACCGGCTGGCCGAACAGGGCCGCGACGTCGGCTGGTCGCTGGAGGACTACCTGGGTGCGGTCTTGGCGGTGGAATCGAATGCCCGTGCGGAATCGGGTGCACGTCAACGCATCCGGTATGCCGGGTTCCCGGCGATCAAGACGATCACCGACTTCGACTTCACCGCCCAACCCGCCGTCGACCGCGCTCAGATCGCCCGACTGGAAGCCGGTGGCTGGCTTGCCGAGGCCCGCAACGTCGTGCTGCTCGGCCCACCGGGCACCGGCAAAACCCACCTGGCGACCGCGCTAGCGATCGCCGCCGCCCACGCCGGACACCGCGTCGCCTTCGCCCCGGCCACCGGCTGGATCACCCGACTGGCAGAAGCCCACCGCACCAACCGGCTCGAAGCCGAACTCCGCAAGATCAGCCGCTACGGGCTCATCGTCATCGACGAGGTCGGCTACATCCCGTTCGACACCGAAGCGGCCAACCTGTTCTTCCAACTGGTCTCCACCCGATACGAGAAATCGTCGATCATCCTGACCTCCAACCTGCCGTTCTCACGCTGGGGACAGGTCTTCGGCGAAGCCACCATCGCCTCAGCCATGATCGACCGGATCGTGCACCACGCCGACGTCATCGCCCTCAAAGGTGCCAGCTACCGCATCAAACACACTGCGATCGAATCCCTACCCTCCGTGGAAGCCGATCGTCAGGCAGACTCAACTCCGTAA
- a CDS encoding formate dehydrogenase, translating into MLVVGIVTITFPGRLFRPEATLAVVLTVVTVAGWIWRMPRGWFTISQIAWRYRLKTCQVREVADKLGMRAFNRGALIPPAQRKKMHPELMRLKKRKAMREPRAAKATQLVYESSAAQSGFLDEAERMQFSGEELLRHLHPSVTPFVADAKDEAV; encoded by the coding sequence ATGCTGGTAGTGGGGATCGTGACGATCACGTTCCCCGGAAGGTTGTTCCGCCCTGAAGCGACCCTGGCGGTTGTGTTGACGGTGGTTACCGTGGCGGGCTGGATCTGGCGGATGCCACGGGGGTGGTTCACGATTTCGCAAATCGCTTGGCGCTACCGGCTGAAGACTTGTCAGGTCCGGGAGGTCGCGGACAAGCTTGGCATGAGGGCCTTCAACCGTGGTGCGCTGATCCCTCCCGCACAGCGGAAGAAGATGCATCCCGAACTGATGCGTCTGAAGAAGCGCAAGGCGATGCGCGAGCCGAGGGCAGCGAAGGCCACCCAATTGGTCTACGAATCCTCAGCCGCGCAGTCTGGTTTCCTGGATGAGGCCGAGCGCATGCAGTTCTCCGGTGAGGAGCTGTTGCGACATCTGCATCCGAGCGTCACCCCTTTCGTGGCCGACGCCAAGGACGAGGCAGTCTGA
- a CDS encoding pentapeptide repeat-containing protein, producing MPESYLRRDAQYSLDAVARSTADKFEDVLFVDERFDGRDLTGKSFKHCTFANISFKESTLEGCTFLDCVFLDCYFRLANIGSKFPASRFISCDFARSKLLDSADFTNYTYWQDCYLKYDEIKPRLPSRLNIRVRLANNLARECERHGESAEARKFRLLAIRSWEEHCKEIFFLRESNYRNKYTGQQSKGAVEYLKSKLQGFIWGYGEKARIPIGMFFALTFVIYPLIFWAFHGSFQLQPGQQMNYWSYLLVSLDDVLPVAGVAPAPPNSDLLRFVIASQVSIGVLYAGIFIALLLKVGQRR from the coding sequence GTGCCCGAATCTTATCTTCGCCGCGACGCGCAATATAGCCTGGACGCGGTTGCGAGGTCCACAGCCGACAAGTTTGAAGATGTTTTATTTGTCGATGAGCGATTCGATGGTAGAGACCTGACAGGAAAGTCATTCAAGCACTGTACTTTCGCGAATATTAGCTTCAAGGAGAGCACGCTAGAGGGCTGCACATTTCTGGATTGCGTATTTCTCGACTGCTACTTTCGACTTGCCAATATTGGCAGTAAGTTCCCAGCATCTCGATTTATCTCATGTGATTTCGCACGATCTAAGTTGCTCGACAGCGCGGACTTCACTAACTACACCTATTGGCAAGATTGTTATTTAAAGTACGATGAGATTAAACCACGACTGCCCTCACGTTTGAATATACGTGTAAGATTAGCAAACAACCTAGCACGCGAATGCGAACGACACGGCGAATCAGCGGAAGCGCGAAAATTCCGATTATTAGCGATCCGATCGTGGGAAGAGCATTGCAAAGAAATATTCTTCTTACGAGAGTCGAACTACCGAAACAAATATACGGGGCAGCAATCTAAAGGCGCGGTAGAGTACCTTAAGAGCAAGCTTCAAGGCTTCATCTGGGGTTACGGCGAAAAAGCGCGAATCCCCATAGGGATGTTCTTCGCGCTCACGTTTGTTATCTATCCGCTGATATTCTGGGCATTTCATGGCAGTTTTCAGTTACAACCGGGACAGCAGATGAATTATTGGAGCTACCTGCTTGTCAGTCTCGACGATGTCTTGCCGGTCGCAGGGGTTGCACCTGCTCCGCCGAACTCTGATCTCTTGAGGTTCGTGATCGCGTCCCAGGTGTCCATAGGGGTGCTGTATGCTGGGATTTTCATCGCACTCCTCTTGAAGGTAGGCCAACGGAGATGA
- a CDS encoding recombinase family protein, with the protein MSLTTAPAAAGTVLGYARVSTGHQNLDQQADALTAAGVAQDRIYVDKTSGATTREQRPGLAALLDYARAGDTITVVGIDRLGRSASEVMRTVADLLNRGVIIRAIREGVDSSSPTGRAVLGIMASLAELELELGRERRTAAREARRARGQAIGRPKALDAQKAALAQRMRASGESASIIAKTLGVSRATVYRVLAEEPDESD; encoded by the coding sequence ATGTCGCTCACGACCGCCCCCGCTGCCGCCGGAACCGTTCTCGGATACGCCCGCGTGTCCACCGGGCATCAGAATCTCGACCAGCAGGCCGACGCGCTGACCGCTGCGGGTGTCGCCCAAGATCGCATCTACGTGGACAAGACGTCTGGCGCGACGACCCGTGAGCAGCGGCCAGGACTTGCAGCACTGCTCGACTACGCCCGTGCAGGCGACACAATCACGGTTGTCGGCATCGACCGCCTGGGCCGTTCCGCCTCGGAGGTGATGAGGACCGTGGCCGACCTACTCAACCGGGGCGTCATCATTCGTGCGATCCGCGAGGGTGTCGATTCGTCCTCGCCCACCGGTCGCGCAGTGCTGGGCATCATGGCCTCGTTGGCTGAACTTGAATTGGAGTTGGGTCGAGAACGGCGTACAGCCGCCCGTGAGGCCCGTCGTGCACGCGGGCAGGCTATCGGACGGCCCAAGGCTCTCGATGCCCAAAAGGCCGCACTGGCGCAGCGGATGCGCGCCAGCGGCGAATCGGCAAGCATCATCGCCAAGACACTTGGTGTGAGCCGCGCAACTGTCTACCGGGTGCTTGCAGAAGAGCCGGACGAAAGCGACTGA
- a CDS encoding NADPH-dependent F420 reductase encodes MSSISIIGTGNMARAIGALAVAGGNAVEIIGRDQAKAAGLAKDLGGGTTTGEFGATPAGDIVIVSVLYADVVPVVTQYGDALAGKIIVDISNPFNAAADGLAIPEETSIAQEVAKAAPASASVVKAFNTIFGVVLAQGRPLDVFIAGDDARAKAHLEEFIESLKLRPLDVGGLNMAHWLEATGLVMMGLARHGMGDFNFALGAAVPA; translated from the coding sequence ATGAGCAGCATCAGCATCATCGGAACCGGGAACATGGCCCGCGCCATCGGCGCGCTGGCGGTAGCGGGCGGCAACGCCGTCGAAATCATCGGCCGCGATCAGGCCAAGGCCGCTGGCCTGGCCAAAGATCTCGGCGGCGGCACCACGACGGGAGAGTTCGGCGCCACCCCGGCCGGCGACATCGTCATCGTTTCCGTGTTGTACGCCGACGTCGTTCCGGTCGTCACCCAGTACGGCGACGCCCTCGCGGGCAAGATCATCGTCGACATCAGCAACCCCTTTAATGCCGCGGCCGACGGCCTGGCCATTCCCGAGGAGACCTCGATCGCGCAGGAAGTTGCCAAGGCGGCCCCGGCCAGCGCCAGCGTGGTGAAGGCATTCAACACCATCTTCGGCGTCGTCCTGGCCCAGGGCCGACCGCTCGACGTCTTCATCGCCGGCGACGACGCGCGCGCCAAGGCGCACTTGGAAGAGTTCATCGAGAGCCTGAAGCTGCGTCCGCTGGACGTCGGGGGCCTGAACATGGCGCACTGGCTGGAAGCGACGGGCCTGGTCATGATGGGCCTCGCCCGCCACGGGATGGGCGACTTCAACTTCGCCCTGGGCGCCGCCGTTCCCGCCTAG
- a CDS encoding MarR family winged helix-turn-helix transcriptional regulator, with protein MEANWLNPREDRAWRAFQHAHHQLDVHLNRGLQESGLSGADYEVLAVLSGHDGDRMQARDLCNALGWEKSRVSHQVRRMQKEGLICREPNPDDARSTMVRLLPAGRAAIEKAAPGHVEDVRRNFIDLLTPAELDMLAALNERVLRHLTKDDDSAADDEPS; from the coding sequence ATGGAAGCGAACTGGCTGAACCCTCGCGAGGACCGCGCCTGGCGGGCCTTCCAGCACGCGCATCATCAGCTCGACGTGCACCTGAACCGGGGCCTACAGGAATCGGGCCTCTCGGGGGCCGACTACGAGGTCCTGGCGGTGCTATCGGGTCACGACGGGGACCGCATGCAAGCCCGCGATCTGTGCAACGCCCTGGGCTGGGAGAAGAGCCGTGTCTCCCATCAGGTACGACGCATGCAGAAGGAAGGGCTGATCTGTCGCGAGCCCAACCCCGACGACGCGCGCAGCACCATGGTCCGCCTGCTGCCGGCTGGCCGCGCCGCCATCGAGAAGGCGGCACCCGGGCACGTGGAGGACGTCCGCCGCAACTTCATCGACCTGCTCACCCCGGCCGAGCTCGACATGCTCGCCGCCCTCAACGAACGGGTCCTACGCCACCTGACCAAAGACGACGACTCTGCTGCCGATGACGAGCCCTCATAA
- a CDS encoding AAA family ATPase, whose translation MTAKRASITWADSIAPEPVTWAWSGSLESLYEGSEDSNSIGPESSASSGRIAAGTIAIAAGPEGVGKSSFGITIAALVSTGRLQGAWFGTPRKVLYVAVEDSWAHTLVPRLMAAGADLAQIGRFEVVSDSDSVATLSLPHDNELFEAAITDHGVALVVLDPLMSLVSDRIDTHRERDVREALDPLAKIADRTKAVILGIAHWNKGSGTDISARITGSGAFKNVPRAIFGFGRDPGSADGSCVLTQSKNSLGRSDLPSISYRIESATVETAHGDAHTGRFVVLGVSDRSLGEILATANGDKAKGRPEKLTPAQEFILMYVQVYGDEHGEVASRDAIAQGVVEGFKVNELTKARNAMSNLVGTRKTSTGGWNWFLKKEGDSAQSAAKAA comes from the coding sequence GTGACCGCGAAGCGCGCCAGCATCACCTGGGCCGACTCGATTGCACCCGAGCCGGTTACATGGGCATGGTCCGGGAGCCTTGAGTCACTGTACGAAGGTTCCGAAGATTCCAACTCGATAGGTCCGGAATCTTCGGCATCTTCGGGGCGGATCGCCGCTGGCACCATTGCCATCGCGGCGGGACCGGAAGGTGTGGGCAAGTCGTCGTTTGGCATTACCATCGCGGCTCTCGTCTCGACCGGTCGTCTGCAGGGCGCGTGGTTCGGAACTCCTCGCAAGGTTCTGTATGTGGCCGTTGAGGATTCGTGGGCGCACACCCTCGTTCCGCGCCTGATGGCCGCTGGCGCTGATCTTGCGCAGATCGGGCGCTTCGAGGTGGTGTCTGACTCGGATTCCGTTGCGACGCTGTCTCTCCCGCACGACAACGAGTTGTTCGAAGCGGCCATTACTGACCACGGCGTTGCACTGGTAGTTCTCGATCCGCTCATGTCACTTGTGAGTGACCGCATTGATACGCACCGCGAGCGTGATGTTCGTGAGGCGCTGGACCCGCTGGCCAAGATCGCAGATCGCACGAAGGCCGTCATCCTTGGGATCGCGCACTGGAATAAAGGTTCTGGTACGGACATCAGCGCACGTATCACTGGTTCGGGAGCCTTCAAGAATGTGCCGCGAGCGATCTTCGGGTTCGGTCGCGATCCAGGATCGGCGGACGGTTCATGCGTGTTGACGCAGTCGAAGAACTCGCTCGGGCGGTCTGATCTGCCTTCGATCAGCTACCGTATCGAATCCGCGACGGTCGAGACCGCGCACGGTGACGCGCACACCGGTCGCTTCGTGGTTCTCGGCGTATCTGATCGGTCACTCGGCGAAATCCTGGCAACCGCGAACGGCGATAAGGCGAAGGGGCGGCCCGAAAAGCTCACTCCTGCTCAGGAGTTCATCCTGATGTATGTACAGGTGTATGGCGATGAGCATGGGGAGGTTGCGAGCCGCGATGCGATCGCTCAGGGCGTGGTCGAAGGCTTCAAGGTGAACGAGCTCACCAAAGCGCGCAACGCGATGAGCAACCTCGTAGGCACCCGGAAGACCAGCACGGGCGGTTGGAACTGGTTCCTGAAAAAGGAAGGGGATAGCGCGCAGTCCGCCGCTAAGGCGGCCTAA
- a CDS encoding cytochrome P450, with translation MAADTLPPGPRAPVAVQTAEWIARPWEFMDRAAARYGDTFTMKLVGEGPIVMVSHPDAVRQIFTSPPELVLAGEANRILQPVVGQNSVLLLDRDAHREQRRLLMPAFRGNQLQSYMSTMTAIAEAEIARWPRGVPVRLHPRMQALTLEVILHLVFGLERGQSMDRLRRALQRTLVLTTNGVAQFFLLLVGPQKMRTALTHKLLADVDRLLYEEIAIRRRQADLDDRTDVLSMLLKARHEDGNPMSDQEIRDELITLLLAGHETTASGLAWAVERIIRHPDAHSRLIEEAHAGDGQRYVDAVVKETLRMRPVLALVSRRLTEPMEVDGFSLPAGVKVAPSIYLMHRRPDIYPDPKEFRPERFLDNRAGTYTWIPFGGGVRRCLGATFAECEMRIVLGAMFTTMRVRPVDAKSEPIHRRSITQVPGRGTTVVLE, from the coding sequence ATGGCTGCCGACACGCTGCCACCCGGTCCTCGAGCACCGGTGGCAGTACAAACTGCTGAGTGGATCGCTCGTCCATGGGAGTTCATGGACCGCGCCGCCGCCCGATATGGCGACACGTTCACTATGAAGCTGGTCGGCGAGGGACCGATCGTGATGGTCTCGCATCCCGATGCGGTGCGGCAGATCTTCACCTCGCCTCCCGAATTGGTGCTCGCCGGGGAAGCAAATCGCATCCTGCAGCCCGTGGTGGGCCAGAACTCGGTGCTACTGCTCGACCGCGATGCGCACAGAGAACAGCGTCGACTCCTCATGCCCGCGTTTCGCGGCAATCAGTTGCAGAGCTACATGAGCACGATGACCGCCATTGCCGAGGCTGAGATTGCGCGCTGGCCCCGCGGTGTGCCGGTGCGGCTGCATCCCCGGATGCAAGCGTTGACGCTCGAAGTCATCCTGCACCTGGTGTTCGGACTCGAGCGTGGGCAGAGCATGGACCGGTTGCGCCGGGCGCTACAGCGGACGCTCGTTCTCACAACCAACGGCGTGGCGCAGTTTTTCCTCTTGCTCGTAGGGCCCCAGAAGATGAGGACTGCGCTCACTCACAAGTTGCTGGCCGACGTGGATCGCCTGCTTTACGAAGAGATCGCCATTCGCCGTCGGCAAGCCGACCTCGATGACCGCACCGACGTCCTCTCGATGCTGTTGAAGGCCAGGCACGAAGACGGTAATCCGATGAGCGATCAAGAGATTCGCGACGAGCTCATCACGTTGCTATTGGCGGGCCACGAAACAACGGCATCGGGACTGGCGTGGGCGGTCGAGCGGATCATCCGTCACCCGGACGCGCATTCGCGCCTGATCGAAGAGGCGCACGCCGGCGACGGCCAGAGGTATGTCGATGCCGTGGTGAAGGAGACACTCCGGATGCGGCCGGTGCTCGCCCTGGTGAGCAGACGGCTCACCGAACCCATGGAGGTCGACGGGTTTTCACTGCCCGCCGGCGTCAAGGTCGCGCCCTCGATCTATCTCATGCACCGCCGTCCCGACATCTACCCCGACCCGAAAGAGTTTCGTCCCGAGCGGTTTCTCGACAACCGCGCGGGAACGTACACGTGGATTCCGTTCGGCGGAGGCGTGCGCCGTTGTCTTGGAGCGACTTTCGCCGAATGCGAGATGCGGATTGTGCTCGGCGCGATGTTCACCACCATGCGGGTGCGCCCCGTCGACGCTAAGTCCGAGCCGATACACCGCCGGTCGATCACCCAGGTGCCGGGTCGCGGAACCACCGTAGTGCTCGAATGA
- a CDS encoding nucleotidyltransferase domain-containing protein gives MTCAGDSLVAMYGSTARGDADASSDLDVLVLADPGLNIPKSAIPRGAHSSRYSWTEWLEMRNEGSIFLQHIAAESRVLSHSGEGLRRFHASIHDLPPYENAHRDVNAFAAALNSIQSELTKDDCCIYFELNTLAMVVRHVSILICYLIGEVNFSRLHSVRIAAQATGAARALADDFASLYEYRLAFQHRAPIPRETPDLDQIYIWLGDAKELLRSAEELIRNADRIRR, from the coding sequence ATGACGTGCGCTGGTGATTCGCTCGTAGCGATGTACGGATCGACCGCTCGGGGTGACGCCGACGCGAGCAGCGACCTCGACGTCTTGGTGTTGGCCGATCCCGGCTTGAATATTCCTAAGTCGGCAATCCCCCGCGGTGCGCACTCGAGCCGTTACTCGTGGACAGAATGGCTCGAAATGCGTAACGAAGGCTCTATATTTTTGCAGCATATTGCTGCCGAGAGCCGCGTTCTCTCGCATTCAGGAGAAGGCCTACGAAGATTTCACGCAAGTATTCATGATTTGCCACCGTATGAAAATGCTCACCGCGATGTTAACGCTTTTGCGGCTGCGCTTAACTCAATACAGAGTGAGTTGACCAAAGATGACTGCTGCATATATTTTGAGCTAAACACATTAGCGATGGTTGTGCGTCACGTGTCAATCCTCATCTGTTACCTGATCGGTGAGGTAAACTTTTCGCGACTGCACAGCGTGCGCATTGCCGCACAGGCTACCGGCGCGGCACGGGCTTTGGCCGACGATTTCGCTAGTTTGTACGAGTACAGATTGGCGTTTCAACACAGGGCACCCATACCGCGCGAGACGCCCGACTTAGACCAGATTTATATATGGCTTGGAGATGCCAAGGAACTTTTGCGGAGTGCAGAGGAGTTGATTAGAAATGCAGACCGCATACGTCGATAA
- a CDS encoding sterol desaturase family protein, which produces MTTPIRGNLTLPAAGREFWRHPSPWGISLTFAGALTARIIVGDWQLTDAVLPALMVAAFPAFEWTIHVAILHWRPRSVGRFVVDPLLARKHREHHCEPRRVELIFMPWQTLLWVIPTAVGVALVAFPRLGLGLTYLVVLTALGLAYEWTHYLIHTDYKAKSSVYRAVWRNHRRHHFKNEHYWFTVTTAGTADRLLGTYPDQSTVPTSPTAKNLHGARTSSPTSVGGRQTTAPAF; this is translated from the coding sequence ATGACGACACCCATACGCGGTAACCTCACCCTGCCCGCGGCGGGCCGGGAGTTTTGGCGCCACCCCTCCCCCTGGGGCATCTCACTGACGTTCGCCGGGGCGCTGACGGCCCGGATCATCGTCGGTGATTGGCAGCTCACCGATGCCGTGCTGCCGGCGCTCATGGTCGCGGCCTTCCCGGCTTTCGAGTGGACCATCCACGTCGCCATCCTGCATTGGCGGCCCCGCAGTGTCGGTCGCTTCGTCGTGGATCCCTTGCTGGCGCGCAAACATCGCGAACATCACTGCGAGCCGCGGAGAGTCGAACTCATCTTCATGCCCTGGCAGACGCTGCTCTGGGTGATCCCGACGGCCGTCGGCGTAGCCCTGGTGGCCTTCCCTCGGCTCGGCCTCGGGCTGACGTACCTGGTCGTCTTGACCGCACTCGGGCTGGCCTACGAATGGACGCATTACCTCATCCACACCGACTACAAGGCGAAAAGCAGTGTGTATCGGGCAGTTTGGCGTAACCATCGACGGCACCACTTCAAAAACGAACACTACTGGTTCACCGTCACCACCGCCGGAACCGCGGACCGGCTGCTCGGCACCTACCCGGATCAGTCGACCGTACCGACCTCCCCGACGGCCAAGAATCTGCACGGTGCTCGTACGAGCTCACCAACCTCTGTGGGTGGCCGTCAAACGACTGCACCCGCCTTTTGA
- a CDS encoding TIGR03619 family F420-dependent LLM class oxidoreductase, which translates to MKLGFALPFVGFAVSGAAGLSAFCRALEDLGYDTLWVGDRLVTPVEMHSTYPGKEQPYPPQMTRYLDPVLMLTVAATATSRVRLNSSTLSTFYYEPPHLARLLTTLDVLSDGRLDVGVGIGWMKDEHDIARNADWSRRGRMLDDLLAFLHEWWTTTPVSWDSEFFSLPPVHADLRPVQPGGPPIWIGGASEAAMRRVGRSGTGWLGVEGLQDEVTDHLWSIARSAAQDAGRDPDALKTAMRINLDPGTSVDAVADRLEGLAESGADEAIIDAFALFSGLDQMLDFAGQVIARWNGRAVSRVDQPVSRLRG; encoded by the coding sequence ATGAAGCTTGGTTTCGCACTTCCCTTCGTCGGGTTCGCTGTCAGCGGCGCCGCCGGGCTGAGTGCCTTCTGCCGCGCACTCGAGGACCTGGGCTACGACACGCTGTGGGTCGGCGATCGCCTGGTCACGCCGGTCGAGATGCACAGCACCTATCCGGGCAAAGAGCAGCCGTACCCGCCGCAGATGACGCGCTACCTCGATCCGGTGCTGATGTTGACCGTCGCCGCGACGGCGACCAGCCGGGTGCGGCTGAACTCCAGCACGCTCAGCACGTTCTACTACGAGCCGCCGCACCTGGCCCGGCTGCTGACCACGCTCGACGTGCTCAGCGACGGCCGCCTTGACGTTGGCGTCGGCATCGGGTGGATGAAGGACGAACACGACATCGCCCGCAACGCGGACTGGAGCCGACGCGGGCGGATGCTCGATGACCTGCTGGCGTTCCTGCACGAGTGGTGGACGACCACCCCGGTGTCCTGGGACAGCGAGTTCTTCTCGTTGCCGCCCGTGCATGCCGACCTGCGCCCGGTGCAGCCTGGTGGCCCGCCCATCTGGATCGGCGGTGCCAGTGAGGCCGCGATGCGCCGGGTCGGCCGCAGCGGCACCGGCTGGCTCGGGGTTGAGGGGTTGCAGGACGAGGTCACCGACCACTTGTGGTCGATTGCGCGGAGTGCGGCGCAGGATGCCGGCCGAGATCCTGACGCGCTGAAGACGGCGATGAGGATCAACCTCGATCCGGGCACGTCCGTTGACGCTGTCGCCGACAGGCTCGAAGGCCTCGCCGAGTCCGGTGCTGACGAGGCGATCATCGATGCCTTCGCACTGTTCTCCGGCCTTGACCAGATGCTTGACTTCGCCGGCCAGGTAATCGCTCGATGGAATGGTCGTGCGGTATCCCGGGTGGATCAACCGGTATCGCGCTTGCGCGGGTGA
- a CDS encoding helix-turn-helix transcriptional regulator, whose translation MLTASEAVLMSTTEVSAELGIPVGTLRYYRSSGCGPASFRLGGRIRYRRADVMSWVEDQERNSRRGQGVA comes from the coding sequence GTGTTAACAGCATCCGAGGCCGTACTGATGAGCACGACGGAGGTGTCGGCCGAGTTGGGCATCCCCGTCGGCACCCTCCGCTATTACCGTTCGTCAGGGTGCGGGCCGGCGTCGTTCCGGCTTGGTGGTCGCATCCGTTACCGGCGCGCTGATGTGATGTCGTGGGTCGAGGACCAGGAGCGCAACTCCCGTCGCGGTCAGGGGGTGGCGTGA
- a CDS encoding FadR/GntR family transcriptional regulator yields MALRPVTRQSIPEHVFEQIMSDVLSGELAPGEMLPSERRLAEVLGVSRPVVREALKRLTAAGLVEVRQGDATTVRDYRRHAGLDLLPRLLLRGGDRGDELDVGVVRSILETRLHNGPKVAELAAERGGPQAAAVLEASVDALAAQEDPTERQRAALTFWDHVVDAADSIVFRLMFNTLRATYEPALPALNAVMAAEVDHPELYRQVAQAITAGDPAGAKRAATELLEPATRGLLTVLSGLDEER; encoded by the coding sequence ATGGCGCTGCGCCCCGTGACTCGACAGTCGATACCCGAACACGTCTTCGAGCAGATCATGTCTGACGTGCTCAGCGGCGAACTGGCGCCCGGGGAGATGCTGCCCAGCGAGCGCAGACTCGCGGAGGTGCTGGGGGTGTCCCGGCCAGTGGTTCGCGAGGCGCTCAAGCGCCTCACCGCTGCCGGCCTGGTCGAGGTTCGACAGGGGGACGCCACCACCGTGCGGGACTACCGTCGTCACGCGGGCCTGGACCTGCTGCCCCGGTTGTTGCTCCGCGGCGGGGATCGCGGTGACGAGCTGGACGTAGGGGTCGTGCGCAGCATTTTGGAGACCCGGCTGCACAACGGCCCCAAAGTCGCCGAACTGGCCGCCGAACGTGGCGGCCCGCAGGCGGCCGCCGTGCTCGAGGCCTCCGTGGACGCGCTGGCCGCCCAAGAGGATCCGACGGAACGTCAACGTGCCGCCCTGACCTTCTGGGACCACGTCGTCGATGCCGCCGACTCCATCGTCTTCCGGCTGATGTTCAACACCCTGCGGGCCACCTACGAACCCGCACTCCCGGCCCTCAACGCGGTGATGGCCGCCGAGGTCGATCACCCAGAGCTGTACCGCCAAGTGGCACAGGCGATCACCGCCGGCGATCCGGCGGGCGCCAAGCGCGCCGCGACCGAACTCCTCGAGCCGGCCACCCGCGGCCTGCTCACCGTCCTGTCTGGCCTGGATGAAGAGCGATGA